One window of the Dreissena polymorpha isolate Duluth1 chromosome 5, UMN_Dpol_1.0, whole genome shotgun sequence genome contains the following:
- the LOC127881072 gene encoding uncharacterized protein LOC127881072: MDCLTLFNIGTENVFEEEHKIVCYKMFEYIREFVLQQRVQLLKESTMNIYKRTVTDASRSRIRYVAGYCVAKLRKKYVQVLKSNMFSCSKASQTTFKEARQTLLILNSFKEEEHYLQQMTSHPDSLIDTERKQNIRHGLTNVTDGMFNFFLNITELCLQKLVNENLTKYGKTMYNNCLEQLLCDMNLYQQFSHMVINKLKGETTEEFSFTLEHVIISEIVDSLVLTSAQICTIYNELVQKYFLVLFAQFCRDVKGVFNITKTMAHRKQIKVSKCSKKSKTLKKQTTKSLEPMDVTAQSPMLPVQPDSEPEPQPGPSYLESDICKKCQQADGELWIQCDSCNSWLHRKCAGLQNAMKWKKYSKAGAKWNCTECE, translated from the coding sequence ATGGACTGCCTCACTTTGTTCAACATCGGAACTGAAAATGTATTTGAAGAGGAACACAAAATTGTTTGCTATAAGATGTTTGAATATATAAGAGAATTTGTGTTGCAACAAAGGGTTCAGTTACTTAAAGAAAGTACTatgaatatttataaaagaacggTTACAGATGCTTCGAGGTCCAGAATTCGCTATGTGGCAGGATACTGTGTGGCAAAGCTCAGAAAAAAGTATGTGCAGGTTTTGAAATCTAATATGTTCTCTTGTAGTAAAGCATCACAAACAACATTCAAGGAAGCTAGACAAACACTACTTATTCTAAACTCATTCAAGGAAGAAGAacattatttacaacaaatgaCATCTCACCCCGACTCCCTTATTGACACTGAAAGGAAACAAAATATAAGGCATGGACTAACTAATGTAACAGATGGCatgtttaattttttcttaaatataactGAGTTGTGTTTGCAAAAACTTGTgaatgaaaatttaacaaaatatggaAAAACAATGTATAATAATTGTTTGGAGCAGCTTCTTTGTGACATGAATTTATATCAGCAGTTTTCACATATGGTTATTAATAAATTGAAAGGAGAAACCACTGAAGAATTTTCTTTCACTCTGGAACATGTGATTATATCAGAAATTGTGGATTCTTTAGTTCTTACCTCTGCACAGATTTGCACCATATATAATGAACTTGTTCAAAAATACTTTCTGGTTTTATTTGCTCAGTTTTGCAGAGATGTTAAAGGTGTTTTTAATATCACAAAAACAATGGCTCATAGGAAGCAAATAAAAGTTTCTAAATGTTctaaaaaatcaaaaacacttaAGAAACAAACTACAAAATCATTGGAACCAATGGATGTCACTGCACAATCACCCATGCTGCCTGTCCAACCAGATTCAGAGCCTGAACCCCAACCGGGACCATCATATTTGGAAAgtgatatttgtaaaaagtgcCAACAGGCAGATGGAGAACTGTGGATACAGTGTGATTCGTGTAATTCTTGGTTACACAGAAAATGTGCAGGTTTGCAGAATGCAatgaaatggaaaaaatattcaaagGCTGGAGCTAAATGGAACTGCACAGAATGTGaataa